Proteins from a single region of Anastrepha ludens isolate Willacy chromosome 5, idAnaLude1.1, whole genome shotgun sequence:
- the LOC128863606 gene encoding NK1 transcription factor-related protein 2-like has protein sequence MTNNSQSANNCKNSAKNSPLRDKFAQLTFVDVGGKMQSILKLRLAVMLLIALNCVLLCTAQGGNGGWGGDSGAPGAPGGGSGGGAPGAPGGGSNGGAPGAPGSPGHSHHDHAYSAAANFGFTHLQWLLALMPFTLLLKYV, from the exons ATGACTAATAACAGCCAGTCAGCCAACAATTGCAAGAACTCAGCTAAAAACTCTCCACTTCGAGACAAGTTTGCTCAGTTAACTTTTGTCGACGTTGGTGGCAAGATGCAATCGATTCTAAAGCTCAGACTAGCAGTTATGCTGCTAATCGCATTGAATTGCGTTCTACTTTGTACTG CTCAAGGTGGTAACGGCGGTTGGGGCGGCGACTCTGGCGCGCCCGGAGCGCCCGGTGGCGGTAGCGGTGGTGGCGCGCCAGGAGCACCCGGTGGCGGTAGTAATGGTGGTGCACCCGGAGCGCCAGGCTCACCTGGCCATAGTCATCACGATCACGCTTACAGTGCAGCAGCTAATTTTGGATTTACACACCTGCAATGGCTGTTGGCTTTAATGCCGTTCACGTTGCTTTTGAAATATGTGTAA